A window from Zingiber officinale cultivar Zhangliang chromosome 7A, Zo_v1.1, whole genome shotgun sequence encodes these proteins:
- the LOC121999585 gene encoding calmodulin-binding protein 25-like — protein sequence MNTLNALFKPVHTLPQSITAPAASCFSSVAMLENCSALDPWQYRSDSAWISQAFASENQAVTRALQISLSDNSSSDAASPSSAATSSASPFLLHHRQHSHTPDAYPLRLLGHSPSGRISKRRSRAPNRSPTTYINADPTNFREMVQRVTGFQVDRGMLAAEPMVKSEPELAAVGDRAALRQVCQSTLDTSAPLLDCVADDGVSVVLSDHIPNFDLDGLDMPAFPTLESWDAM from the coding sequence ATGAATACGCTTAATGCCTTATTTAAGCCCGTTCACACCCTCCCCCAATCAATTACGGCACCGGCCGCTTCCTGCTTCTCCTCCGTCGCCATGTTGGAGAACTGCTCGGCGCTGGATCCTTGGCAGTACCGCTCCGACTCGGCCTGGATCAGCCAGGCCTTCGCCAGCGAGAACCAGGCCGTCACCCGAGCCCTGCAGATCTCCCTCTCTGACAACTCCTCCTCCGACGCCGCCTCTCCGTCGTCCGCCGCCACGTCCTCCGCCTCCCCCTTCCTGCTCCACCACCGCCAGCATAGCCACACTCCCGACGCATACCCCCTCCGGCTGCTCGGCCACTCCCCTTCTGGCCGCATCTCCAAGCGGAGGTCGCGCGCGCCCAATCGCTCGCCCACCACCTACATCAACGCCGACCCGACCAATTTCAGGGAGATGGTGCAGCGGGTCACTGGCTTCCAGGTCGACCGCGGGATGCTGGCTGCCGAGCCGATGGTGAAGTCGGAGCCGGAGCTAGCAGCGGTGGGCGACCGCGCCGCTCTGCGACAGGTCTGCCAGTCCACCCTCGATACCTCGGCGCCGTTGCTGGACTGCGTCGCGGATGATGGCGTGTCCGTCGTTTTGTCTGACCATATCCCGAATTTCGACCTTGACGGACTAGATATGCCGGCCTTCCCGACCTTGGAGTCGTGGGACGCCATGTGA